A region of Bifidobacterium adolescentis ATCC 15703 DNA encodes the following proteins:
- a CDS encoding GNAT family N-acetyltransferase, with protein sequence MHMLIRHATMEDLDAIEAVEAACFPPAEAASNESLTARVAAYPDHFWLLVNTDDDDTPFPSRVEDGTLVGFVDGMATNEPNLADAMYDDADMHDEHGDWQMIFGVDVAPVYQHRGCASYLLRQVILDTAQAGRKGLVLTCKERLVDFYARLGFVDEGLSESTHGNVVWHQMRLALTHAVGTGNPTANGSAKTAERTNDADTTAMSGVDHDTETLEFPQVEPTA encoded by the coding sequence ATGCACATGCTCATTCGACATGCAACGATGGAGGATCTGGACGCGATCGAGGCTGTGGAGGCCGCCTGCTTCCCACCTGCGGAGGCCGCAAGCAACGAAAGCCTTACCGCACGCGTGGCCGCTTATCCGGACCATTTCTGGCTGTTGGTCAACACCGATGACGACGATACCCCGTTCCCCTCGCGTGTAGAGGACGGCACGTTGGTTGGTTTCGTCGATGGCATGGCCACAAACGAGCCGAATCTTGCCGATGCCATGTATGACGACGCCGATATGCATGACGAGCATGGCGATTGGCAGATGATTTTCGGCGTGGATGTGGCACCCGTCTACCAGCATCGCGGCTGCGCCAGCTATCTGCTGCGCCAGGTGATTCTCGACACGGCACAGGCCGGACGCAAGGGCCTCGTGCTCACCTGCAAGGAACGGCTGGTCGATTTTTACGCACGGCTGGGATTCGTGGACGAAGGACTGTCCGAGTCGACGCATGGCAACGTGGTCTGGCATCAGATGAGGCTCGCGCTGACGCACGCCGTCGGCACGGGAAACCCTACTGCGAACGGCTCCGCCAAGACCGCGGAGCGAACCAATGATGCGGATACGACCGCCATGAGCGGCGTGGACCACGACACGGAAACCTTGGAGTTTCCGCAGGTTGAACCCACCGCGTGA
- a CDS encoding amino acid ABC transporter ATP-binding protein, with amino-acid sequence MTEQAEQVTQTAQNSGKSQTSLEIRHLVKRYANADKPVLDDISFDVPHGKVFVIVGPSGSGKSTLLRTIAGLEPIQGGTIALNGEIIETGKPGTESAGRSKRGSELRTRVGMVFQSYDLFPNKTVLGNITLAPTLVQKRDKAEVEKEAIALLERVGLADRKDAWPHELSGGQRQRVAICRALILHPEVLLFDEVTAALDPEMVREVLDVMLELADSGQTMLIVTHEMQFARAIADQVIMLEDGGIVEQSDDAEAFFTNPKTERAKRFLHTFEFDRHRRPAETPTEPTGTSAE; translated from the coding sequence ATGACTGAGCAGGCTGAACAGGTTACGCAGACCGCGCAAAACAGCGGGAAATCGCAGACAAGCCTTGAAATCAGGCATCTGGTCAAGCGGTACGCCAATGCCGACAAGCCAGTGCTGGACGACATCTCCTTCGACGTGCCCCATGGCAAGGTGTTCGTCATCGTCGGCCCGTCCGGATCGGGCAAGTCGACGTTGCTGCGCACCATCGCAGGTCTTGAGCCGATTCAGGGCGGCACCATCGCGCTGAACGGCGAGATTATCGAAACCGGCAAGCCGGGCACCGAATCGGCCGGCCGCAGCAAGCGCGGCAGCGAGCTGCGCACGCGTGTCGGCATGGTGTTCCAAAGCTACGACCTGTTCCCCAACAAAACTGTGCTCGGCAACATCACGCTCGCTCCGACGCTCGTGCAGAAGCGCGACAAGGCGGAGGTCGAGAAGGAAGCCATCGCTCTGCTGGAACGCGTCGGACTCGCCGACCGCAAGGATGCCTGGCCGCATGAGCTGTCCGGAGGCCAACGCCAGCGCGTGGCCATCTGCCGTGCGCTGATCCTGCATCCGGAAGTGCTGCTGTTCGACGAGGTCACCGCCGCGCTTGATCCGGAAATGGTGCGCGAGGTGCTTGACGTGATGCTGGAACTCGCCGATTCCGGCCAGACCATGCTCATCGTGACGCACGAGATGCAATTCGCACGAGCCATCGCCGACCAGGTGATCATGCTGGAGGACGGCGGCATCGTTGAACAATCCGACGACGCCGAAGCGTTCTTCACCAATCCGAAAACCGAGCGTGCCAAGCGTTTCTTGCACACGTTCGAATTCGACAGGCATCGCAGGCCGGCGGAAACGCCGACGGAACCGACGGGAACTTCCGCCGAGTAA
- a CDS encoding amino acid ABC transporter permease — translation MSGAEILLEPGVIPRLLQGLWVTVWIAGVSVALSVPVGLIVGWLMTMKNPVVRVLTRIYLDFIRIMPQLALLFIAFYGFAQAWNWNLDATGACVFVFVLWGGAELGDLVRGALESIPKAQYESSYVLGLSGWQTFTKVILPQALRRLLPASVNLATRIVKTTSLAVLLGVVEVIKVGQQIIDANRFQYPTGTLWIYGTIFFMYFIVCWPLSIVARRLEKRWKHD, via the coding sequence ATGAGCGGCGCTGAGATTCTGCTCGAGCCGGGCGTGATTCCGCGCCTGCTACAGGGCCTGTGGGTCACGGTGTGGATCGCCGGTGTGTCCGTGGCGTTGTCCGTGCCCGTCGGCCTGATTGTCGGCTGGCTGATGACGATGAAAAATCCCGTTGTGCGAGTGCTGACCAGGATTTATCTGGATTTCATCCGCATCATGCCACAGCTGGCGCTGCTGTTCATCGCCTTCTACGGTTTCGCGCAGGCATGGAATTGGAATTTGGATGCGACCGGCGCATGCGTGTTCGTCTTCGTTTTGTGGGGCGGCGCTGAACTGGGCGATCTGGTGCGTGGTGCGCTCGAATCGATTCCGAAGGCGCAGTACGAGTCGTCGTACGTTTTGGGATTGAGCGGCTGGCAGACGTTCACGAAAGTGATTCTGCCGCAGGCGTTGCGCCGGCTGCTGCCGGCTTCCGTGAACCTTGCCACGCGCATCGTGAAGACCACGTCATTGGCCGTGCTGCTCGGCGTGGTGGAAGTCATCAAGGTGGGCCAGCAGATCATCGACGCGAACCGTTTCCAGTATCCGACGGGCACTTTGTGGATTTACGGAACGATTTTCTTCATGTACTTCATCGTGTGCTGGCCGCTGTCCATCGTGGCCCGCAGGTTGGAAAAGAGGTGGAAGCATGACTGA
- a CDS encoding elongation factor G: MKRIVAGILAHVDAGKTTLSEALLYATGQVRKLGRVDHGDAFLDTDAMERQRGITIFTEPAVIATPDLTITLLDTPGHVDFSAETERTLAVLDYAILVISGADGIQGHTETLWRLLNRYQVPTFVFVNKMDAPGADKTQLLAQLKKRFSDGCVDFTEPIDGERMEEIAMQNETAMDAYLDTETVPDETIRAMIARRELFPCYFGSALKMDGIEQFVAGFERFAQEPQYNGEFGARIYKVSHDAQGNRLTWLKVTGGELKAKMMLSGTAHAGDADAVAEDGQWHEKADQVRVYSGAKSTTVDTVPAGTICAVTGLTQTFPGEGLGMERDAGSPVLQPVLTYTLEPGECDIHKCLVALRELEDEDPLLHVVWQSRLEEVHLQLMGAVQLEIIQQIMHDRFGLDVTFGPGSILYKETIAAPIEGIGHFEPLRHYAETHVLLEPLPQGSGMAYATVCSEDVLDRNWQRLIMQHFQEREHLGVLTGSPITDMRITLLTGRAHLKHTEGGDFRQATYRAIRQGLMEAKKKGDCRLLEPWYGFRLEVPQDMVGHAMADIQRMSGTFDTPTGDGEYMVLNGTAPVSEMRDYAMDVNAYTHGRGHLSCVFAGYQPCHNADEVIENMAYDPESDLENTPDSVFCAHGAGYPVKWYKVPEFMHLDYAWDGMRE, translated from the coding sequence ATGAAGCGAATCGTCGCGGGCATTCTGGCGCATGTGGACGCGGGCAAGACCACGTTGTCGGAGGCGCTGCTGTACGCTACCGGCCAAGTACGCAAACTCGGCCGCGTCGACCACGGCGACGCCTTCCTCGACACGGACGCCATGGAACGGCAGCGCGGCATCACCATCTTCACCGAGCCGGCCGTCATCGCCACGCCCGACCTCACCATCACCCTGCTCGATACTCCTGGCCACGTCGACTTCTCCGCCGAAACGGAACGTACGCTCGCCGTGCTCGACTACGCCATCCTCGTCATCTCCGGCGCGGACGGCATCCAAGGCCATACCGAAACGTTGTGGCGACTGCTCAATCGCTATCAGGTGCCCACATTCGTCTTCGTCAACAAAATGGACGCGCCTGGCGCCGACAAAACGCAACTGCTCGCCCAACTCAAGAAACGCTTCTCGGACGGCTGCGTCGACTTCACCGAGCCGATTGACGGCGAACGCATGGAGGAGATCGCCATGCAAAACGAAACGGCCATGGACGCGTATCTCGACACCGAAACCGTGCCGGACGAAACCATTCGCGCCATGATCGCCCGCCGTGAGCTGTTCCCCTGCTATTTCGGATCAGCGCTGAAAATGGACGGTATAGAACAGTTCGTCGCAGGTTTCGAACGGTTCGCGCAAGAGCCGCAATACAATGGCGAATTCGGCGCACGCATATATAAGGTGTCTCATGACGCGCAAGGCAACCGTCTGACCTGGCTCAAGGTGACCGGCGGCGAACTGAAGGCCAAGATGATGCTAAGCGGCACCGCGCACGCCGGCGACGCGGATGCGGTTGCCGAAGACGGCCAATGGCATGAGAAAGCCGACCAGGTGCGCGTCTATTCCGGCGCGAAATCCACCACCGTCGACACGGTCCCCGCAGGCACCATCTGCGCCGTCACGGGTCTGACGCAGACATTCCCCGGCGAAGGCCTCGGCATGGAGCGGGACGCCGGCAGTCCGGTCCTCCAGCCGGTGCTCACGTACACGCTGGAACCGGGGGAGTGCGACATTCACAAATGTCTCGTCGCCCTACGCGAACTGGAGGACGAGGATCCGCTGCTGCACGTCGTCTGGCAGTCTCGCCTAGAGGAAGTGCACCTGCAGTTGATGGGCGCGGTGCAGCTGGAGATCATCCAGCAGATCATGCACGACCGTTTCGGCCTGGACGTCACGTTCGGACCGGGCAGCATCCTGTACAAGGAGACGATCGCCGCTCCGATCGAAGGCATCGGCCATTTCGAGCCGTTGCGACACTACGCCGAAACGCATGTGCTGCTCGAACCGCTGCCGCAGGGCTCGGGCATGGCATACGCCACCGTGTGCAGCGAGGACGTGCTCGACCGCAACTGGCAGCGCCTCATCATGCAGCATTTCCAGGAACGCGAGCATCTGGGCGTGCTCACCGGCTCGCCGATCACCGATATGAGAATCACGCTGCTGACGGGCCGTGCGCATCTGAAGCACACGGAAGGCGGCGATTTCCGCCAAGCCACCTACCGTGCGATACGCCAGGGCCTGATGGAAGCGAAGAAGAAGGGCGATTGCCGTCTGCTTGAACCTTGGTACGGCTTCCGTCTGGAAGTGCCGCAGGACATGGTCGGACATGCGATGGCCGACATCCAGCGCATGTCGGGCACGTTCGACACGCCTACCGGCGACGGCGAATATATGGTGTTGAACGGCACGGCGCCGGTATCCGAAATGCGTGACTATGCGATGGACGTGAACGCGTACACGCACGGCCGTGGCCATTTAAGCTGCGTGTTCGCCGGCTACCAGCCGTGCCACAATGCCGACGAGGTGATCGAGAACATGGCTTACGATCCGGAATCCGACCTGGAGAACACGCCGGATTCGGTGTTCTGCGCGCATGGCGCCGGCTATCCGGTCAAATGGTACAAGGTGCCCGAATTCATGCATCTCGACTACGCGTGGGATGGCATGCGCGAATAG
- a CDS encoding cysteine ABC transporter substrate-binding protein: MTASIINKTIKSIVAASAALIMAASVAACGPNAATPSEENNASNGGVTTSKVTARSLDEIKKSGVLKVAVFSDKAPFGYIDKDGKNAGYDIVFAERLAKDLGVKVKYTSVDPAARVDVLTSNKVDITLANFTVTDERKEKVDFAKPYMKVALGVVSPENAEITDVSQLKGKTLIIAKGTTAESYFEKNEPDVKLQKYDQYADAYNALLDGRGDAFSTDNTEVLAWAKTNKGFKVGITKLGDEDTIAPAVQKGNKELLNWINDEIVKLGKENFFHKDYEETLKPVYGSDVNPDDIVVEGGQL; the protein is encoded by the coding sequence ATGACCGCATCAATCATCAACAAGACAATCAAGAGCATCGTGGCCGCATCGGCCGCGTTGATCATGGCCGCCTCCGTGGCTGCCTGCGGTCCCAACGCCGCCACCCCGAGCGAGGAGAACAACGCCTCCAACGGCGGCGTCACCACGTCCAAGGTGACCGCCCGCTCCCTGGACGAGATCAAGAAGTCCGGCGTGCTCAAAGTGGCCGTCTTCTCCGACAAGGCCCCGTTCGGCTACATCGACAAGGACGGCAAGAACGCCGGCTACGACATCGTCTTCGCCGAGCGTCTCGCCAAAGATCTGGGCGTGAAGGTCAAGTACACGTCCGTCGATCCGGCCGCCCGTGTGGATGTGCTCACGTCCAACAAGGTGGACATCACGCTGGCCAACTTCACCGTCACCGACGAGCGCAAGGAGAAGGTCGACTTCGCCAAGCCGTACATGAAGGTCGCGCTCGGCGTGGTCTCCCCGGAGAACGCCGAAATCACCGACGTGAGCCAGCTCAAGGGCAAGACGCTGATCATCGCCAAGGGCACCACCGCCGAAAGCTATTTCGAGAAGAACGAACCCGACGTCAAGCTGCAGAAGTACGACCAGTACGCCGACGCCTACAACGCGCTGCTCGACGGCCGTGGCGACGCCTTCTCCACCGACAACACCGAGGTGCTGGCCTGGGCCAAGACCAACAAGGGCTTCAAGGTGGGCATCACCAAGCTCGGTGACGAAGACACCATCGCGCCGGCCGTGCAGAAGGGCAACAAGGAGCTGCTCAACTGGATCAACGACGAGATCGTGAAGCTCGGCAAGGAGAACTTCTTCCACAAGGATTACGAGGAGACTTTGAAGCCGGTGTACGGCTCCGACGTCAACCCGGATGACATTGTGGTCGAAGGCGGCCAGCTTTGA
- a CDS encoding SLC13 family permease, translated as MRRLVVKVLKNETILVVASILALISCFIVPPDKEYAGYIHASTISQLICLMLVVCGFQRIGVFRIIGSRLLHHVKTARGLVLTLIALPFFSGMLITNDVALVTFVPFAIAVLTMAHMEEHAVLVGTLMTIGANVGSMLTPIGNAHNLYLKALTGMPTSEMIGIMAPYSATAAVLLIIITCVIFGSKPVSEFSAIDSSGIEQNVLAPHSDRPQPDEIRVTGYGAGYGGWRTIVYSVLFVVCLLAVSDFIPLWLMCVIVFVAFLLCDRRVFRNVDWGLPLTFCMFFIFIGNMKRVPEFYELAASLVGAHPLEVAVVSSQFISNVPTTLLLSGFCDQWRELIIGTNLGGLGTLIASMASLIGYKNVTRAYPDKKGRYLAVYTAVNVLFVIVLVGLSWIIE; from the coding sequence ATGCGGCGATTGGTCGTCAAGGTCCTGAAGAACGAGACCATTCTCGTAGTCGCTTCCATACTCGCACTCATATCGTGCTTCATCGTGCCGCCAGACAAGGAATACGCCGGCTACATCCACGCCAGCACCATCTCGCAGCTGATCTGTCTGATGCTTGTGGTGTGCGGCTTCCAGCGCATCGGCGTGTTCCGCATCATCGGCTCGCGCCTGCTGCATCACGTCAAAACCGCGCGTGGCCTGGTGCTCACGTTGATCGCATTGCCGTTTTTCTCCGGCATGCTCATCACCAATGATGTGGCGTTGGTCACCTTCGTGCCGTTCGCAATCGCGGTGTTGACGATGGCGCACATGGAAGAGCATGCGGTGCTTGTCGGCACGCTGATGACCATCGGCGCGAACGTGGGCAGCATGCTCACCCCGATCGGCAACGCGCACAACCTGTATCTGAAAGCGTTGACGGGCATGCCGACGTCCGAGATGATCGGCATCATGGCCCCGTATTCCGCTACCGCAGCCGTTCTGCTGATAATCATCACCTGCGTGATTTTCGGCAGCAAACCGGTTTCCGAATTTTCCGCGATCGATAGTTCCGGCATCGAACAGAACGTACTCGCCCCGCATTCCGACCGGCCGCAGCCTGACGAGATTCGCGTGACCGGCTACGGTGCCGGTTATGGCGGCTGGCGTACGATTGTGTATTCGGTGCTGTTCGTGGTCTGCTTGCTGGCGGTGAGCGATTTCATTCCGCTGTGGTTGATGTGCGTCATCGTGTTCGTGGCGTTCCTGCTATGCGACCGCCGCGTGTTCCGCAACGTCGATTGGGGACTGCCGCTCACGTTCTGCATGTTCTTCATCTTCATCGGCAACATGAAACGCGTGCCGGAATTCTACGAGCTGGCCGCCTCGCTGGTGGGCGCGCATCCGCTGGAAGTGGCCGTGGTGTCCAGCCAGTTCATCTCCAACGTGCCGACCACGCTGCTGCTGTCCGGCTTCTGCGACCAGTGGCGTGAACTGATCATCGGCACCAACCTGGGCGGCTTGGGCACGCTGATCGCGTCCATGGCGTCGCTGATCGGCTACAAGAACGTGACGCGCGCCTACCCGGACAAGAAAGGCCGTTATCTGGCCGTCTACACCGCGGTGAACGTGCTGTTCGTCATCGTGCTCGTCGGCCTGAGCTGGATTATCGAGTAG
- the dnaG gene encoding DNA primase — protein MPGMIKKEDIEKVRATADLYDIVSATVTLKPSGTGTYVGLCPFHDEKTPSFSVRPALGVWHCFGCGLGGDVFGYVEHQENIDFRDAVELLADKYHIELHYDKADNVPAHTGSKRARLLEANEAAQEYFVSQLMTKEALAARKLLDGRNFSQADCQRFGCGYAPQGWDNLVRHLAGKGFTQQEMLDAGLARQGQRGVYDYFRGRVTWPIRDSTGRTLGFGARKLYEDDTINAKYINTPDTQLYRKTQVLYGIDLAKSAIVKKRQAVIVEGYTDVMAMHLAGIDTAVATCGTAFGAEHAKIIRRLIADDSLGAVQLVGPLKVEGQALSSRVVFTFDGDAAGQKAAIHAFGLDAAFSTQAFVAVAEDNLDPCDLRIKRGNEAVRALIANARPLYDFVIDSAIDRFDTTYATGQMGAVKAVAPLIAQIRDRSLLDLYSRKAVRRIGVDLDIMQREVAYQRRKLNMRDEDAYAPKRRFQNNAGPSAEPAYAERGANPYANPAARKALEHRDAAEQSYYRIDDAVFICEQQFMATLIQVPLAVDPTMFASLTLSSFMTPVFRTLFQAVAAAGGLPGEDVPQGLWMHNLTKAGGPMLESVINELAVMPLPLPPSEADANRNTGESQEQSAQLRKPTQEERRYASELIVRLLDTGIMRKIGAAQRRMAQLPDGAEKIELLGQITKLETLRKDLQSRVFGNNVA, from the coding sequence ATGCCGGGAATGATCAAGAAGGAAGACATAGAAAAGGTCCGCGCCACCGCCGACCTGTATGACATCGTATCCGCGACCGTCACGCTCAAACCCTCGGGAACCGGCACATACGTAGGCCTGTGCCCCTTCCATGACGAGAAAACGCCAAGTTTTTCCGTACGTCCCGCGCTTGGCGTGTGGCATTGCTTCGGCTGCGGTCTCGGCGGTGACGTGTTCGGCTACGTCGAACATCAGGAGAACATCGATTTCCGCGACGCGGTGGAGCTGCTCGCCGACAAATACCATATCGAACTGCATTACGACAAGGCCGACAACGTGCCCGCGCACACCGGTTCGAAACGCGCACGCCTACTCGAAGCCAACGAGGCGGCGCAGGAATACTTCGTCTCCCAGCTGATGACCAAGGAGGCGCTCGCCGCGCGCAAGCTGTTGGACGGTCGCAACTTCAGCCAGGCCGACTGCCAGCGGTTCGGCTGCGGATATGCCCCCCAAGGATGGGATAACCTGGTGCGGCACCTTGCCGGCAAAGGCTTCACCCAGCAGGAGATGCTCGACGCGGGACTCGCCCGTCAGGGCCAGCGTGGCGTATACGACTATTTCCGTGGCCGCGTGACATGGCCGATTCGTGATTCGACCGGTCGTACGCTTGGCTTCGGCGCGCGCAAGCTGTACGAGGATGACACGATCAATGCGAAATACATCAACACGCCCGACACGCAGCTGTACCGCAAAACACAGGTGCTGTACGGCATCGACCTTGCCAAATCGGCGATTGTGAAGAAACGCCAGGCGGTGATCGTCGAAGGCTATACCGATGTGATGGCCATGCATCTGGCCGGCATCGACACGGCGGTCGCCACGTGCGGCACCGCATTCGGCGCCGAGCATGCGAAGATCATCCGCCGATTGATCGCGGACGATTCGTTGGGCGCCGTGCAGCTGGTTGGCCCCCTGAAGGTGGAGGGGCAGGCGTTGAGCTCGCGTGTCGTGTTCACATTCGACGGCGATGCGGCTGGGCAGAAGGCCGCGATCCACGCGTTCGGTTTGGACGCCGCGTTCTCGACGCAGGCGTTCGTCGCGGTCGCCGAAGACAACCTCGACCCGTGCGATCTGCGCATCAAACGCGGCAACGAGGCGGTGCGCGCGCTGATCGCCAATGCGCGGCCGCTGTACGATTTCGTGATCGATTCGGCAATCGACCGTTTCGACACCACGTACGCGACAGGTCAGATGGGCGCGGTCAAGGCGGTCGCCCCGCTGATCGCGCAAATCCGAGACCGTTCGCTGCTCGACCTGTACTCACGCAAGGCGGTACGTCGCATCGGCGTCGATCTGGACATCATGCAACGCGAAGTGGCGTACCAGCGTCGCAAACTGAACATGCGTGACGAGGACGCGTACGCGCCGAAACGTCGATTCCAAAACAATGCGGGGCCGTCGGCTGAACCAGCATATGCGGAACGTGGCGCGAATCCGTATGCGAATCCCGCCGCACGCAAGGCGTTGGAGCATCGCGACGCGGCCGAGCAAAGCTACTATCGCATCGACGACGCCGTGTTCATCTGCGAACAGCAGTTCATGGCCACGCTGATCCAGGTGCCGTTGGCCGTCGATCCGACGATGTTCGCCAGCCTGACCTTGTCGAGTTTCATGACGCCGGTGTTCCGCACGCTGTTCCAAGCGGTCGCCGCGGCGGGCGGGCTTCCAGGGGAAGACGTGCCGCAGGGACTGTGGATGCACAATCTGACGAAGGCGGGCGGTCCGATGCTTGAATCGGTCATCAACGAGCTGGCCGTCATGCCGCTGCCATTGCCGCCGAGCGAAGCGGACGCGAACCGCAATACAGGCGAGTCGCAGGAACAATCGGCGCAATTGCGCAAGCCGACGCAGGAGGAGCGGCGGTACGCGTCCGAACTGATTGTCAGACTGCTTGATACCGGCATCATGCGCAAAATCGGCGCGGCCCAGCGCCGCATGGCGCAACTGCCGGACGGTGCAGAGAAAATCGAACTGCTCGGACAGATCACCAAACTGGAAACGCTGCGCAAGGACCTGCAGTCGCGTGTTTTCGGCAACAACGTTGCGTGA
- a CDS encoding amino acid ABC transporter permease: MFDWTFISHYAPFFVSGAEMTLFISVFGIILAIVVGLVCAGIEIARIPVLRQVVRVYIELSRNTPLLVQLYFLYFGLPKLGLVWSAELCAIVGLGFLGGSYMAEAMRGGLETIPEVQRESAYVLGLSKWQTLSRVVIPQAISTSIPGVVANVIFLIKESSVVSAIALADVMYMAKDLIGMYYDTYESLFLLIVAYLVILLPISLFGTWLERRFDYERR, encoded by the coding sequence GTGTTCGACTGGACGTTCATCTCGCACTACGCGCCGTTCTTCGTCAGCGGTGCCGAAATGACGCTGTTCATTTCCGTCTTCGGCATCATCCTGGCGATCGTGGTCGGCTTGGTCTGCGCCGGCATCGAGATCGCGCGCATCCCCGTCCTGCGGCAGGTCGTGCGCGTCTACATCGAGCTGAGCCGTAACACGCCGTTGCTGGTGCAGCTATACTTCCTGTATTTTGGCCTGCCGAAACTCGGACTCGTCTGGTCCGCGGAACTGTGCGCCATCGTCGGACTCGGCTTCCTCGGCGGCTCCTATATGGCCGAAGCGATGCGCGGCGGCCTGGAGACCATTCCGGAAGTGCAGCGCGAATCCGCATACGTGCTGGGCTTGAGCAAATGGCAGACATTAAGCCGCGTGGTCATTCCACAGGCCATCAGCACCTCCATTCCAGGCGTCGTGGCCAATGTGATCTTCCTCATCAAGGAATCGTCCGTGGTGTCCGCCATCGCGCTCGCCGACGTGATGTACATGGCCAAGGACCTGATCGGCATGTACTACGACACCTATGAGTCGCTGTTCCTGCTGATTGTGGCGTATCTGGTGATTCTGCTGCCGATCTCGCTGTTCGGCACTTGGCTGGAACGGAGGTTCGACTATGAGCGGCGCTGA
- a CDS encoding DMT family transporter gives MLQGLLGIFSGLITPVQTAVNTRLGRSIGSPLRASLVSFSIGLIAMLTLTLLLGPYPLIPATAANGPWWMWFAGVFGVTFLTGNVLLLPKLGSLKTVIMPVTGQIVMGLLIDTFGWFGTTAQPISPLRIAGAAITLVGFLLAVAGPNLRLRPAIDRPAGGSENSGDSEKSETDGKAVHVPGSATVLWSCAGIAFGMCSAVQTALLGKLGVALGSPVKASLASFVVGLISLAIVVAFVDRTYSLGDALKKGNPWWMWVGGLLGATLVMCNAYLSAHIGTGMTVMLVLLGQVGGGLLVDRFGLLGVPRKPVAGIQYVGVLVAIVGIVLKAM, from the coding sequence ATGCTGCAAGGATTGCTGGGAATTTTCTCCGGACTGATCACGCCGGTGCAGACCGCGGTGAACACGCGGCTCGGCCGTTCCATCGGCTCGCCGTTGCGCGCCTCGCTGGTGTCGTTCAGCATCGGCCTCATTGCGATGCTGACTTTGACGCTGCTGCTTGGCCCGTATCCGCTGATTCCCGCCACCGCGGCGAACGGCCCATGGTGGATGTGGTTCGCGGGCGTGTTCGGTGTCACTTTCCTGACCGGCAATGTGCTGCTGCTGCCGAAACTGGGCAGTCTCAAAACCGTGATCATGCCAGTCACCGGGCAGATCGTCATGGGCCTGCTGATCGACACTTTCGGCTGGTTCGGCACCACCGCGCAGCCGATTTCCCCGCTGCGCATCGCAGGCGCGGCGATCACGCTGGTCGGCTTCCTGCTTGCCGTCGCCGGACCGAATCTGCGATTGAGGCCTGCCATCGATCGTCCGGCTGGCGGTTCGGAAAATTCCGGCGATTCCGAAAAATCCGAAACTGACGGAAAAGCCGTACATGTGCCAGGTTCCGCGACCGTGCTGTGGAGTTGCGCAGGCATCGCGTTCGGCATGTGTTCGGCCGTGCAGACGGCGTTGTTGGGCAAGCTGGGCGTCGCGTTGGGATCGCCGGTGAAGGCATCACTCGCCTCGTTCGTGGTCGGTCTGATCTCGCTTGCGATCGTCGTCGCATTCGTCGACCGCACCTACAGCCTCGGCGACGCGCTGAAGAAAGGCAATCCGTGGTGGATGTGGGTAGGCGGATTGCTGGGTGCGACGCTGGTGATGTGCAACGCGTACCTGTCCGCGCATATCGGCACCGGCATGACGGTGATGCTGGTATTGCTCGGTCAGGTCGGCGGAGGATTGCTGGTCGACCGTTTCGGCCTGCTTGGCGTGCCACGCAAGCCCGTGGCCGGCATCCAATACGTCGGCGTGCTCGTAGCCATTGTCGGCATTGTGCTCAAGGCGATGTGA